A genomic region of Arachis hypogaea cultivar Tifrunner chromosome 5, arahy.Tifrunner.gnm2.J5K5, whole genome shotgun sequence contains the following coding sequences:
- the LOC112803470 gene encoding uncharacterized protein, which translates to MGSHLNSVRSLLCMFDATCEVLEKSTEEGNFSTRGDASAAYDAITSFEFVFVLHLMRNILEVSHDLCQVLQRKNQDILNALTLVSTTKTLIQRMRESSWEAFIKEVILFCEKHEVEVPDMNALHIPRRGRTRKIVDQISVEHHYRVNLFLAVIDTQLQELNGRFNDNMVELLTLSSTLDPRDNYKFFSVNKVCKLVERFYPGDFSDQEKFHIRMQAQHYELDVPNHVELTNLCTISESCQGLTKTGKSLTYPLIDRLIRLVRTL; encoded by the exons ATGGGGTCTCATTTGAATTCTGTACGTAGCTTGTTATGCATGTTTGATGCTACTTGTGAAGTTCTTGAAAAAAGCACCGAAGAAGGTAATTTCTCCACTCGTGGTGATGCTAGTGCTGCTTATGATGCTATTACATCCTTTGAATTTGTCTTTGTTTTGCATTTGATGAGAAATATTTTGGAAGTTAGTCATGATCTTTGTCAAGTTTTGCAACGAAAAAATCAAGACATATTGAATGCTTTAACTCTAGTTTCTACTACCAAGACTTTAATCCAAAGAATGAGAGAATCAAGTTGGGAGGCTTTCATAAAAGAAGTTATATTATTTTGTGAGAAACATGAAGTTGAAGTTCCTGATATGAATGCATTGCATATTCCTAGAAGAGGCCGAACTCGCAAAATTGTTGATCAAATTTCAGTGGAGCATCATTACCGTGTTAATTTATTTCTGGCTGTAATTGATACACAATTGCAAGAGCTTAATGGAAGATTCAACGATAATATGGTGGAATTGCTTACTTTAAGTTCAACTTTAGATCCCAGAGATAATTATAAGTTCTTCAGTGTCAACAAAGTATGTAAATTAGTAGAACGATTTTATCCAGGTGACTTCAGTGACCAAGAGAAATTTCACATTAGAATGCAAGCtcaacattatgaacttgatgttCCTAATCATGTTGAATTAACTAACTTGTGTACAATTTCGGAGTCATGTCAAGGATTAACGAAGACAGGAAAGTCTTTAACATATCCTTTGATTGATCGTTTGATTCGCTTG GTTCGTACTCTATGA
- the LOC112801291 gene encoding putative 12-oxophytodienoate reductase 11, with the protein MAALDSSAINPLLTPYKMGKFNLSHRVVLAPLTRQRSYNNVPQPHAVLYYSQRTTRGGLLIAEATGVSDTAQGYPHTPGIWTKEQVEAWKPIVDAVHAKGGIFFCQIWHVGRVSDSSYQPNGEAPISSTDKPLTPQIRSNGIDVAQFTPPRRLKTEEIPLIVNDFRLAARNAIEAGFDGVEIHGAHGYLLEQFMKDKVNDRTDKYGGSLENRCRFPLEVVEAVVNEVGAERVGIRLSPYAEYAESGDSNPEALGLYMVNSLNKYGILYCHMVEPRMKTVGEKVECPHSLVPMRKAFNGTFIVAGGYDREDGIKAIAEHRADLVAYGRWFLANPDLPKRFALNAPLNKYNRQTFYIPDPVIGYTDYPFLE; encoded by the exons ATGGCAGCTCTGGATTCCTCAGCCATTAATCCTCTCCTTACTCCATACAAGATGGGGAAGTTCAATTTATCACACAGGGTTGTGTTGGCGCCACTCACCAGACAGAGGTCCTACAACAATGTTCCACAGCCCCACGCTGTTTTGTACTACTCCCAAAGAACCACCAGGGGCGGCCTTCTCATTGCGGAGGCCACCGGCGTCTCTGACACTGCTCAGGG CTATCCCCACACACCCGGAATATGGACTAAGGAGCAAGTGGAAGCATGGAAACCCATCGTCGATGCTGTTCATGCCAAGGGCGGCATCTTCTTCTGCCAGATTTGGCATGTTGGAAGAGTTTCTGATTCAA GTTATCAGCCGAATGGGGAAGCTCCAATATCTTCCACTGACAAGCCACTCACACCACAAATCAGAAGCAATGGCATTGATGTAGCACAGTTCACACCACCTAGGAGGCTAAAAACGGAAGAAATTCCTCTTATTGTCAATGACTTCAGACTTGCTGCAAGAAATGCTATAGAAGCTG GTTTTGATGGGGTTGAGATCCATGGAGCTCATGGCTACTTACTCGAACAATTTATGAAAGACAAAGTGAATGATCGAACAGATAAATATGGTGGATCCCTTGAGAACCGTTGTCGATTTCCGTTGGAAGTTGTTGAAGCAGTTGTGAATGAGGTAGGAGCTGAAAGAGTTGGAATTAGGCTATCACCTTATGCAGAGTATGCAGAGTCTGGAGACTCCAACCCTGAAGCATTGGGGCTTTACATGGTTAATTCACTCAACAAATATGGTATTCTCTACTGTCACATGGTTGAACCGAGGATGAAAACTGTTGGAGAAAAGGTGGAATGCCCTCACAGTTTGGTGCCAATGAGAAAGGCCTTCAATGGCACTTTCATTGTTGCTGGAGGGTATGACAGAGAGGATGGGATCAAAGCCATAGCTGAACACAGGGCAGATCTTGTTGCTTATGGTCGTTGGTTCTTGGCTAATCCTGATTTACCAAAGAGATTTGCACTTAATGCCCCTCTTAACAAGTACAATCGCCAAACGTTCTATATTCCTGATCCGGTTATTGGTTACACTGATTATCCATTTCTAGAATAA
- the LOC112801293 gene encoding 12-oxophytodienoate reductase 2: MVAMENPLVSPYKMGKFNLSHRVVLAPLTRQRSYNHVPQSHAALYYSQRASKGGLLISEATVISLSSQWYPNIPAIWTKEQVQAWKPIVDAVHAKGAIFFCQIGHVGRVYDPEYHPEGQELISSTDKPLTQFTPPRRLRTEEISHVINDFRLAARNAIEAGFDGVEIHGAHGFLLEQFMKDKVNDRTDEYGGSLENRCRFTLEVVEAIVNEIGAERVGIRLSPYADYAESGDSNPEALGLYLVNALNKYGILYCHMVEPRMKTVGEKVESPHSLVQMRKAFNGTFIVAGGYDREDGIKAIRENRTDLVAYGRLFLANPDLPKRFALDHAPLNKYNRQTFYTSDPVVGYTDYPFLE; the protein is encoded by the exons ATGGTTGCCATGGAGAATCCTCTTGTTAGCCCTTATAAGATGGGCAAGTTCAATTTATCCCACAGGGTGGTGTTGGCACCACTCACCAGACAAAGATCCTACAACCATGTTCCTCAGTCCCATGCTGCCTTGTACTACTCTCAGAGAGCTTCCAAGGGAGGCCTTCTCATATCTGAAGCTACTGTCATCTCTCTATCTTCTCAATG GTATCCCAACATACCGGCAATATGGACTAAGGAGCAGGTCCAAGCATGGAAGCCTATTGTAGATGCTGTCCATGCCAAAGGTGCCATCTTCTTTTGTCAGATTGGCCACGTTGGAAGGGTTTATGATCCAG AGTATCATCCAGAGGGGCAAGAGCTAATATCTTCCACGGACAAGCCACTCACACAGTTCACACCACCTAGGAGGCTAAGAACAGAAGAAATTTCACATGTTATCAATGACTTTCGACTTGCTGCTAGGAATGCTATAGAAGCTG GTTTTGATGGGGTTGAGATCCATGGGGCTCACGGCTTTTTACTGGAGCAATTTATGAAAGACAAGGTGAATGATCGAACGGATGAGTACGGTGGATCGCTTGAGAATCGTTGTCGTTTCACTTTGGAAGTTGTTGAAGCTATTGTGAATGAGATAGGAGCAGAAAGAGTTGGAATTAGACTATCACCTTATGCAGATTATGCAGAATCTGGAGACTCCAATCCAGAAGCATTGGGGCTTTATTTGGTTAATGCACTCAACAAATATGGTATTCTATACTGTCACATGGTTGAACCAAGAATGAAAACTGTTGGAGAAAAGGTTGAAAGCCCTCACAGCCTTGTGCAGATGAGAAAAGCCTTCAATGGCACTTTTATTGTTGCTGGAGGATATGACAGAGAAGATGGGATCAAAGCTATAAGAGAAAACAGGACAGATCTTGTTGCATATGGTCGTTTGTTCTTGGCTAATCCAGATTTGCCAAAGAGATTTGCACTTGATCATGCTCCTCTCAACAAATACAATCGCCAAACATTCTACACTTCTGATCCTGTTGTTGGTTATACTGATTATCCATTTCTTGAATGA
- the LOC114927764 gene encoding uncharacterized protein has translation MAQSKHIDKVLDRHSDETIANNRLRLKTSINAIRWLAFQACAFRGDDESPGSLNRGNFIELIKLLASCNQNVNNVVLENVPGNAQYISPGVQKDILHIFARKVRATIREEIGDFKFCIIIDEARDESKREQMSVVLRFVDKHGCVQERFFDLIHVSDTCSLTLKTEISSVISRHNLDVQNLRGQGYDGASNMRSEWNRLQALFLKDCPFAYYIHCLAHRLQLALVSAAKEVCYVYQFFSKLTLIVNVVTISPKRHD, from the coding sequence ATGGCTCAATCTAAGCATATAGACAAAGTTCTTGATAGGCATAGTGATGAAACTATTGCAAATAACCGTTTAAGGTTGAAGACATCTATTAATGCTATTCGATGGCTTGCATTTCAAGCATGTGCATTTAGAGGCGATGATGAAAGTCCTGGATCTTTGAATAGGGgaaattttattgagttaattaagCTTTTAGCTTCCTGTAATCAGAATGTTAATAATGTTGTTCTTGAAAATGTTCCTGGAAATGCTCAATATATATCTCCCGGTGTTCAGAAAGATATATTGCATATCTTTGCTAGAAAAGTGCGTGCAACAATTCGAGaagaaattggtgattttaaattttgtataattattgatGAAGCAAGAGATGAGTCAAAGCGAGAACAAATGTCTGTGGTTTTGAGATTTGTAGACAAGCACGGTTGTGTTCAAGAAAGATTCTTTGATCTTATACATGTTTCTGATACATGTTCTTTGACATTGAAAACAGAAATTTCATCAGTTATTTCTCGTCATAATCTTGATGTCCAAAATCTTAGGGGACAAGGGTACGATGGAGCTAGTAATATGCGCAGTGAATGGAATAGATTGCAAGCTCTATTTCTGAAAGATTGTCCTTTTGCTTATTACATTCATTGTCTTGCTCATCGATTACAATTAGCACTTGTTTCTGCAGCCAAAGAAGTTTGTTATGTTTatcaattcttttcaaaacttacactAATTGTGAATGTTGTGACTATTTCTCCTAAACGTCATGATTAG
- the LOC112801292 gene encoding putative 12-oxophytodienoate reductase 11 has product MTDIYAMGSVTPLLTPYKIGNLDLSHRVVLAPLTRQRSYNNVPQPHAVLYYSQRTTNGGLLIAEATCISPTARGYGDIPGLWSEEHVHAWKPIVDAVHAKGGIFFCQIWHAGRVSNTCYQPNGEAPVSSTDKQLSPQPRGSGTEVNTFAKPRPLSIHEIPQLINDFRLAARNAIRAGFDGVEIHGAYGYLLEQFMKDKVNDRTDEYGGSLENRCRFPLEVVEAVVNEIGAERVGIRLSPYAEYLDCGDSNPEALGLYMVNALNKYGILYCHMVEPRMITVGEKGECPHSLVPMRKAFNGTFIVAGGYDREDGNKAIGEDRADLVAYGRWFLSNPDLPKRFALNAPLNEYNCQTFYTSDPVIGYTDYPFLDDAAASPM; this is encoded by the exons ATGACAGATATTTATGCCATGGGTAGCGTTACTCCTCTCCTTACTCCATACAAGATTGGGAATTTAGATTTATCACACAGGGTTGTGTTGGCGCCACTAACAAGGCAGAGGTCCTACAACAATGTTCCACAGCCCCATGCAGTTTTATACTACTCCCAGAGAACCACCAATGGCGGCCTTCTCATTGCGGAAGCCACTTGTATATCCCCCACTGCTCGCGGCTATGGGGATATTCCCGGGTTGTGGAGCGAGGAGCATGTTCATGCATGGAAGCCCATCGTGGACGCTGTTCATGCCAAGGGCGGCATCTTCTTCTGTCAGATTTGGCATGCTGGAAGAGTCTCCAACACAT GTTATCAGCCAAACGGTGAAGCCCCTGTATCTTCTACGGACAAGCAACTCTCACCACAACCTCGAGGAAGTGGCACCGAAGTCAATACCTTCGCAAAACCAAGGCCGCTAAGCATCCACGAAATTCCTCAACTTATCAACGACTTCAGACTTGCTGCTAGAAATGCTATTCGAGCTG GTTTTGATGGAGTGGAGATCCATGGGGCTTACGGCTACCTACTTGAGCAGTTTATGAAAGACAAAGTGAATGACCGAACAGATGAATACGGTGGATCTCTTGAGAACCGTTGTCGATTTCCATTAGAAGTTGTTGAGGCAGTTGTGAATGAGATAGGAGCTGAAAGAGTTGGAATCAGACTATCACCTTATGCGGAGTATCTAGATTGTGGAGACTCCAACCCTGAAGCATTGGGGCTTTACATGGTTAATGCACTCAATAAATATGGTATTCTCTACTGTCACATGGTTGAACCGAGAATGATAACCGTTGGAGAAAAAGGTGAATGCCCTCACAGTTTGGTTCCAATGAGAAAGGCCTTCAATGGCACTTTTATAGTTGCTGGAGGGTACGATAGAGAAGATGGGAACAAAGCCATAGGTGAGGACAGGGCAGATCTTGTTGCTTATGGTCGTTGGTTCTTGTCTAATCCGGATTTGCCAAAGAGATTCGCACTTAATGCACCTCTCAACGAGTATAACTGCCAAACGTTTTATACATCTGATCCTGTTATTGGTTATACTGACTATCCATTTCTTGATGATGCTGCTGCTTCCCCTATGTAA